The Polyangium mundeleinium genome contains the following window.
CAGCAGGATTCGAACCCCGGGTCGTCGTCGGTCAAGCCCCCGGAGAGCATGCCGACGAGCGCCGCGACCTCGAAGCGTCCTTCGCTCAAGGAGCTCGCCGCGCGGGCCAGTCAAGCGGGTGCGTCCCGCCCGAGCATCCCGGGCCCGAGCTCGATCCCGCCGGCAGCCATCAGCAGGCCGCCGTCGGAGGTGCCGCCTGCGCCCGTCTCGCGCACGCCGCTGCCCTCCGCACCGCCTCCGAGGCCCTCGGAAGTGGGCAAGGAAGATTCGGGCGTCGTCGACCTGAACCTCATCAACAAGACGGCCACGGCCGAGCAGATCGCAGCGGCGGAAAAGGCCAAGCCCGCGACACACGACCTCGCGTTCGAGGGCGACGAGAAGGTCGCTGCGGCACGCCCGGGCAACGTGACGAACCTCGGCGAGGCGCGCGAGAAGAAGGCCGAAAAGAAGGGCGGCGGCGCGACGTGGGGCATCCTCGTCGCGGTCGTCGGCATCGCCGCGGGCGTCGCGATCGTCATGCGTGGTCAGCCGGCGAAGCAGGACACGACCACGGCGAACGTCGGGCAGGACAAACCCCAGGTCGCAGCCGAGGCGCCGAAGGCTGTCGAGCAGAAGATCGCCGAGGCGCCGCCGCCGGCGTCGACGGGTTTGTCGCTGGACTCCTTGCCGACGGAGCCCTCGGCGGACGCGCAGAAGCCCGCGCAACCGACGGGCGGCGGCGCTGCGGCCGATTCGAAGGTCGCCGCGGTCGCGCCTCCTGTGGGCGGCACGGACACGCCGCCGGCGGCGACGGCGCCTGCCGGTCCGGCCCCGACGATCGGCGCGAAGCCCGGCGATCTTGCAGGCGCGATGGCGCAGGCCGTGGGTGGTTCGAACGAGAAAAACGACGCGACCGGCGAGATGGTCCCGGCGGCCGGCGGCAACAAGGGCGGCAACCAGACGATCCCGGAGCAGCCGTCGCAGGGCTCGGTCGCGAGCGCGGTCGGCGCGGTGATGCCGGGCGCGAAGGCGTGCGTCGCGGGCGCAGACGACGTGTCTCGCGCGCAGATTACGTTCTCGTCGGGCGGCACCGTGACGAACGTCAGCGTGACGGGCTGGGCCGCGAGCAACGGGCAGAGCGGGTGCGTCAAGGCTGCGCTGAAGGGCGCGAACGTCGGCGCCTTCTCGAAGCCCTCCTTTACAGTCGGCGTGACGATCCGACCCTGAACGGCCGTACCGCGCCGGCCGGGCCCAGGCTTCGAGGTTCGGCTGGCGCGACGGATCGTGCGGAAAGCGTGTGTCTTGCCTTGACAGGCGGGACCCTCCGAATAGACTCCGCCCCCCCATGGTCTCCGCAACGCAGCAAAGCAGCCGCATCCGCAAGCGGAAGGCGCGGCGCGAAGGCACGGCCCGCAAGCGCGAGCTCCGCGCCCACGGCACGCCGAAGTTTCCGATCCACCTCGAGGGTTACGACCCGAACGCGCCCGATGCCCCCCGCACGGCGGCGAGCGCGGCAGCGAAGAAGTAGGGATTTGCTCCATGGCCAATCACGCATCTGCCGACAAGCGCAACCGCCAGCGCATCAAGAGGACGGCTCGTAACCGGGCCGCCAAGTCCGCCCTCCGCACCGAGCTGAAGAAGGCGCGCGCGAGCATCACGGCCACCCCCGCGGACGCCGCCAAGACCGTTCGTGAGGCCATCGGCGCGCTCGACGGCGCGGCGCACAAGGGCACGATCCCCCGCAAGCGCGCCTCGCGCCTGCAGGGCCGCCTCGCCCGCGCGTTGCACAAGGCCAGCAAGGCCGCGTAGCTGATCTCGGCCTCGGCCGAGTACGCATCGGACCGCTACACACCTCGAAGATTCGAGGCGTGCGGCGGTTTGTTGCATTTTGTCTCCGGAATCCGGCTCCCCTTCCCTCTCCCAGCAGGGGATTTTAGGGGCGTAGCTCGGCTTGTCCGAGCATCGCCCCCAAACGATGAGCGCGGGGTCGGGGGTGAGGGGCTTCGTTAATGCGCGTCGGCCCAGGTCGGCCCCGCGCCTGCGTCCACCACGAGCGGCACATCGAGCGGGAACACCGTCTCCATCACCTCGCGCACCTTCGCCTTCGCCTCCTCCACGCGCTCCGCCGGCACCTCAAACGTGAGCTCGTCGTGCACCGTCAGCACCATGCGCGCGCCCGGCACGACGGGTTCGCCGAGACGAACCATCGCGAGCTTCAAGAGATCCGCGCTCGAACCCTGGATCGGCGTGTTCTGCGCGATCCGCTCGGCGTACGCGCGGCGACCGCGATCGGAGCTGTGTACGTCCGGGACCATGCGTCGACGACCGAGCATCGTCTGCACGACCTGCGTATGCCGCGCCTCCGTCATCGTGCGCTCCATGAACTCGTGCACGCCGCGGTAGCGCTGGAAGTACGCGTTGATGAAGCGCGCGGCCTCGACACGCGGGATGTCGAGCCTCCTCGCGAGCGCGGCCTCGCCCATGCCGTAGATCACGCCGAAGTTGATGGTCTTGCTGCGCCGACGCATTTCGACCGTCACCTCCGCGGCCTCGACGCCGAAGATCTCCATCGCCGTGCGCGTGTGCACGTCCTGCCCCGTGCGGAAGGCGTCGACGAGCACCGGATCCTTCGACAGATGCGCGAGCACGCGTAGCTCGATCTGCGAGTAGTCGGCGGAGAGCACGACGAACCCCGGCGGCGCAACGAACGCGCGCCGGATGAGGCGGCCGAGCTCGGTCCGGATCGGGATGTTCTGCAGGTTCGGATCCTGCGACGAGAGGCGGCCCGTGGCCGCGACCGCCTGGCTCCAGCGCGTATGGATGCGCCCGGTCTCCGGGTGCACGAGCTTCGGCAGCGCGTCGACGTACGTGCCCTTGAGCTTCGCGATCGCGCGATGTTCAAGCACGATGCCCGGCAGCGGGTGATCCTCGGAGAGCTGCTCGAGCACGTCCGCGTCCGTCGAGCGGCCGGTCTTCGTCTTGCGCAGGCTGCGGAGTTTCAGCTCGTCGAAGAGGATCGTCTCGAGCTGCCGCGGCGACGCGAGGTTCCACTCCTTGCCGGCGGCGTCGTGCGCGCGTTTTTCGAGGACCGCGAGCTCTTTCGCCATCTCCTCGCCGAGCGAAGCGAGCGCCTTCGGATCGACGAGCACGCCCGTGTACTCCATCTGCGCGAGCACCGACGCGAGGGGCAGCTCGATCTTCGTGAAGAGGTCGCCGAGGTGCGCGGCTTCGAGGCGCGGCGTCTGCTGCTCGGCGAGTGTGAGAACGACCTCCGGGAAAGCCGCGGCGTACCCCGTCGCCTGCTCGATCTCGACGTCGTCGAGCGCGCGCTGCGCTTGCCCGCGCTTCTTCGGCGCGAGCTCCTCGAACGGCTGCATCTTCACGCCCGCGTCGCGCTCGGCCACGTCGCCGAGCTCGTGCGACGCTTCCGAGTCGAGCAAGTAACTCGCGAGCATCGTGTCGAACGTGACGCCGCGGAGCGAGAGGCCTTGGCGGCGCAAAAGGACGTCGACGAACTTCAGATCGTGGCCGAGCTTCGTGATCGCAGGGTCGCTCAGGATCGGTCCGAGCACCGCGGCGACGTCGGCCATGCCGAGCTGCGCGGGCACGCCGAGGTAGCGGTGGCCGATCGGCACGTAGATGCTCTGGCCACGCTCGTAGGCGAGCGCGAGGCCGCAGACGTGCGCGCGCATGGCCTCGCGTGAGGTCGCGTGGACCTCGATCGCGAGCTTGCCGGCCTTCTGCACCTCTGCGGCGAACGCAGCGAGCTCGTCGCGCGTGGCGATCGCGCGCCTGCTGCCGCCCACGGGCGCCGCGGCGGGCACGGCCTTGATGAAGCGCGTAAAGCCGAGCTCCGTGAAGAGAGCTCGGAGCCGCGCGACGTCCGCGCCGCCGTACCGGAGCGCCTCGAAGTCGAAGTCGACCGGCGCCTCCATATGCAAGCTGACGAGCTTCTGCGACAGACGCGCGTCCGCCTCGTGCTCGCGCAGGTTGTCGCGGATCTTCTGGCGCTTGACGCGGTCGAGACCCGCATAGATCCCGTCGAGCGTGGCGAACTCCTTCAAAAGGTCCGCGGCGGTCTTCACGCCGACGCCGGGCACGCCGGGCACGTTGTCGCTCGTGTCGCCCACAAGCGCGAGCAGGTCGCGGAGCTGCGTGGGCGGCACGCCGAACTTCTCCTCGACCTCGGTCGGGCCGTAGACCTTGTCGCGGCCGTCCCAGAGCACCACGCGGTCCGCGTCGACGAGCTGCATCAGGTCCTTGTCGCTGCTCACGATCACGACCCGCAGGCCCCGTTCCTTCGCGCGCGCGACCGCGACCGCGAGCAGATCGTCGGCCTCGAGGCCTTCGGCGATGTAGATCGGGATGCGGTACGCCTCGACGATCTCCTTGCAGCGCGCCATCTGCACGTGAAGGTCGGGCGGCGCCGGGGGGCGATGCGCCTTGTAGTTCTCGTCGAGATCGTCGCGGAACGTGCGCCCGGGCGAGTCCATCGCGACCGCGAGGAACGCCGGTTTGCGCTCGTCGACGAGCTTCGACAACATGCTCACGGTGCCGTAGGTGGCATGCGTGGGCTCGCCCGTGGGGCTCGTCAGGGGCGTCTGGATCGCGTGATACGCGCGGAAGACGTACCCCGACAGGTCGATGATGTAGAGGACATCGGACGCGCCCGGCGGCGGCAGCTCGGCCTTGCGGGTGACCATGGGGCGAGCATGTAGCACGGCCGCGAGGCGGATTGGTCGAGCAGCCGAGCGCTACCGCTCGATGCGCTCGCGCGTCACCGTCACATCAGCGTTGCCCTCGCCCTCGCGCGCGACCGACACCGTGACGCGTGATCCGGAGGGCCCGCGGAGCCTCTGGATCGCATCGGGGAGCGTCATCTCCAGGGCCGACACACCGTCGATGCGCAGGAGTCGATCCCCGCGCCGAAGCCCTGCTCTCGTGCCCGGCCCGTTCTCGACGAGCGACGAGATCACGATCCCGGTCGGCGTGGGCACGAGGATCGCGCCGATGCCCTCGAACTCGCTCTCGCTGCCGCCGTCGCCGCGCGATCGGAGCGTGATGTCCTCGCGGATGACCGATGCGCCGCGCGTGGTCAAACCCGGCACGATCCGGCTCTTGTAGCCGTCGCGCTCCACGCGCACCGAGAACGGCCCCGGCGGCACACCCACGAGCGAGAACGCGCCCTCCGCGTCCGTCGTGACGGGCGTCGCGATGTCGAAGCCTCCGCCGCCCGCCACCCCGTCGAGCCGCACCGTCGCCCCCGCGATGGGGCTCCGTGTCTCCTCGTCGCGCACCGTGCCCGAGAGCGTGGCCGTGCGCGGCAGCGCGATCCGCACGTTGCGCGCCGTTTGACCAACCTCGACCTCTACGGTCTCGCTCTTGCCCGGCGGATGCCCCTCCGCGCTCGCGCCGAGCACGTACTTCCCCGGCGGCAGTTTTTCCAAACGAAACGCGCCTGCCGGATCCTCCACCTTCTTCGGCCGGCCTCG
Protein-coding sequences here:
- the rpsT gene encoding 30S ribosomal protein S20; the protein is MANHASADKRNRQRIKRTARNRAAKSALRTELKKARASITATPADAAKTVREAIGALDGAAHKGTIPRKRASRLQGRLARALHKASKAA
- the polA gene encoding DNA polymerase I — protein: MVTRKAELPPPGASDVLYIIDLSGYVFRAYHAIQTPLTSPTGEPTHATYGTVSMLSKLVDERKPAFLAVAMDSPGRTFRDDLDENYKAHRPPAPPDLHVQMARCKEIVEAYRIPIYIAEGLEADDLLAVAVARAKERGLRVVIVSSDKDLMQLVDADRVVLWDGRDKVYGPTEVEEKFGVPPTQLRDLLALVGDTSDNVPGVPGVGVKTAADLLKEFATLDGIYAGLDRVKRQKIRDNLREHEADARLSQKLVSLHMEAPVDFDFEALRYGGADVARLRALFTELGFTRFIKAVPAAAPVGGSRRAIATRDELAAFAAEVQKAGKLAIEVHATSREAMRAHVCGLALAYERGQSIYVPIGHRYLGVPAQLGMADVAAVLGPILSDPAITKLGHDLKFVDVLLRRQGLSLRGVTFDTMLASYLLDSEASHELGDVAERDAGVKMQPFEELAPKKRGQAQRALDDVEIEQATGYAAAFPEVVLTLAEQQTPRLEAAHLGDLFTKIELPLASVLAQMEYTGVLVDPKALASLGEEMAKELAVLEKRAHDAAGKEWNLASPRQLETILFDELKLRSLRKTKTGRSTDADVLEQLSEDHPLPGIVLEHRAIAKLKGTYVDALPKLVHPETGRIHTRWSQAVAATGRLSSQDPNLQNIPIRTELGRLIRRAFVAPPGFVVLSADYSQIELRVLAHLSKDPVLVDAFRTGQDVHTRTAMEIFGVEAAEVTVEMRRRSKTINFGVIYGMGEAALARRLDIPRVEAARFINAYFQRYRGVHEFMERTMTEARHTQVVQTMLGRRRMVPDVHSSDRGRRAYAERIAQNTPIQGSSADLLKLAMVRLGEPVVPGARMVLTVHDELTFEVPAERVEEAKAKVREVMETVFPLDVPLVVDAGAGPTWADAH
- a CDS encoding carboxypeptidase regulatory-like domain-containing protein — translated: MTEPRRAWSFALATFVALLVVPLLVWLVLPSPGAPPARPPRPRATAATLAPTVETTEASAPPRAPSKPAIAKQDEPPADDDVTGTVLDAEGQPVPRAAVGCDDRSAQLTTTTDMEGHFRLPAEAAGCMVVAHHSQHPSSERVRVEAGKDNIVKLGQGGAIEGVVVDEQGAAVTSYRLTIELFLPNTEGVDIGVRGRPKKVEDPAGAFRLEKLPPGKYVLGASAEGHPPGKSETVEVEVGQTARNVRIALPRTATLSGTVRDEETRSPIAGATVRLDGVAGGGGFDIATPVTTDAEGAFSLVGVPPGPFSVRVERDGYKSRIVPGLTTRGASVIREDITLRSRGDGGSESEFEGIGAILVPTPTGIVISSLVENGPGTRAGLRRGDRLLRIDGVSALEMTLPDAIQRLRGPSGSRVTVSVAREGEGNADVTVTRERIER